A region of Bacillota bacterium DNA encodes the following proteins:
- the uvdE gene encoding UV DNA damage repair endonuclease UvsE → MPAVAVGLGFVSICLSEQDCSPAGDVTVTAIEKLPEEARISRIRRTAKRNLANTRRILSFMKWHGLTVYRFATHLIPLATHEATAGWEWWKDPELRPLLEEIGRVIRAEGFRVSTHPPQLCVLNAPEPSVFQWVEKYTAYHVRLFEAMGLDERAKIVLHVGRRMPEGNAAGLRRAAENVAQLPEAVRARLALENDDRTYSARETLALCQDVGVPMVFDWHHHLCRNEGERAEDLLPGVFATWRDRPPKVHLSSPRGGPTDRAHADYVDARAVRAFLLTAKALGDFDVMVEAKKKDLAALRLRAELPEVFGDPGGPSPGASDLDTEPAGRVE, encoded by the coding sequence GTGCCGGCCGTGGCCGTCGGACTTGGGTTCGTGTCGATTTGCCTCAGCGAGCAAGACTGTTCCCCGGCAGGCGACGTCACCGTCACAGCCATCGAGAAGCTGCCGGAGGAAGCGCGGATAAGCCGCATCCGGCGCACCGCCAAGCGTAACCTCGCCAACACGCGGCGCATTCTTTCCTTCATGAAGTGGCACGGCCTCACGGTTTACCGCTTCGCGACCCACCTGATCCCGCTGGCGACGCACGAGGCCACGGCGGGCTGGGAATGGTGGAAAGATCCGGAGCTGAGGCCGCTGTTGGAAGAAATTGGGCGCGTCATTCGGGCCGAAGGCTTTCGGGTCAGCACGCACCCGCCGCAGCTGTGCGTCCTCAACGCGCCGGAGCCGTCGGTGTTCCAGTGGGTGGAGAAATATACGGCGTACCACGTGCGCCTGTTTGAGGCTATGGGGCTGGACGAGCGGGCGAAAATCGTGCTGCACGTGGGCCGGCGCATGCCAGAAGGCAACGCCGCGGGGCTGCGGCGGGCGGCGGAGAACGTCGCGCAGCTGCCCGAGGCGGTGCGGGCGCGGCTGGCTCTCGAAAACGACGACCGCACCTACTCGGCGCGCGAGACGCTGGCGCTGTGCCAAGACGTGGGCGTGCCCATGGTGTTCGACTGGCATCATCATCTTTGCCGCAACGAGGGCGAGCGGGCCGAGGACCTGCTGCCCGGGGTTTTTGCGACGTGGCGCGACCGGCCGCCGAAGGTGCACCTGTCCAGCCCCCGGGGCGGACCAACCGATCGGGCCCACGCGGATTACGTGGACGCGAGAGCGGTGCGGGCGTTTTTGCTGACGGCCAAAGCGCTGGGCGACTTCGACGTCATGGTGGAGGCCAAGAAGAAAGACTTGGCGGCGCTGCGGCTGCGGGCCGAGTTGCCGGAGGTGTTCGGCGACCCCGGCGGGCCGTCCCCGGGCGCGTCCGACCTTGACACGGAGCCGGCAGGGCGGGTAGAATAG
- a CDS encoding transcriptional regulator, with translation MSGPRRFSDFTKLIPDVSARLVAERLKELEEHGVVERRVLPGRPVGVEYALTEKGRDLAPVVEAIQAWAQRWM, from the coding sequence ATGTCGGGGCCGCGGCGGTTTTCCGATTTCACCAAGCTCATCCCCGACGTCAGCGCCCGCCTGGTGGCCGAGCGGCTCAAGGAGTTGGAGGAACACGGCGTCGTCGAGCGCCGGGTGCTGCCCGGGCGGCCCGTAGGGGTGGAATACGCGCTGACCGAAAAAGGCCGCGACCTGGCGCCAGTCGTGGAGGCCATTCAAGCCTGGGCCCAGCGGTGGATGTAG
- a CDS encoding tRNA adenosine(34) deaminase TadA, which translates to MLSPAEDEVWMRLALEEARRAAEGGDVPVGAVVVRDGQVIGRGHNRREQDGDPTAHAEILAIRAASEALGAWRLTGSTLYVTIEPCPMCAGALVLARIDRLVYGAADPKAGAAGSLWNIVQDERLNHRLQVTAGVLEDECREIIQSFFRERRVKTS; encoded by the coding sequence TTGCTGAGTCCGGCGGAAGACGAAGTCTGGATGCGGCTCGCGCTGGAGGAGGCGCGCCGGGCCGCAGAGGGCGGCGACGTGCCGGTGGGGGCGGTCGTCGTCCGGGACGGACAAGTCATCGGCCGGGGCCACAATCGCCGCGAGCAAGACGGCGACCCGACGGCGCACGCGGAAATCCTCGCGATCCGCGCCGCGTCCGAAGCTCTTGGCGCGTGGCGGTTGACAGGAAGTACGCTCTACGTTACAATCGAACCTTGCCCGATGTGTGCAGGCGCGCTCGTGCTGGCCCGCATCGACCGCCTCGTGTACGGAGCGGCGGATCCGAAAGCAGGCGCCGCCGGGTCGCTCTGGAACATCGTGCAAGACGAGCGGCTCAACCACCGCCTGCAGGTGACGGCGGGCGTGCTGGAGGACGAGTGCCGCGAGATAATCCAGTCGTTTTTCCGGGAACGCCGGGTGAAAACCAGCTAA
- a CDS encoding iron-sulfur cluster assembly accessory protein, protein MVTVTLRAADKLKEIMEAENRQGQALRIVVKRGGCSGYSYALGFDSEEREDDIVSEQHGIRVLVDRESMRFLAGTEIDYVETLMGAGFAINNPNAVRTCGCGHSFRTADDEGEPQLC, encoded by the coding sequence GTGACCGTTACGCTGAGGGCCGCCGATAAGCTGAAGGAAATTATGGAAGCCGAAAACCGCCAGGGGCAGGCGCTGCGGATCGTAGTCAAGCGCGGCGGCTGCAGCGGGTATTCGTACGCGTTGGGTTTCGACAGCGAGGAGCGCGAGGACGACATCGTCTCCGAGCAGCACGGTATCCGCGTGCTGGTCGATCGCGAGAGCATGCGGTTCCTGGCAGGAACCGAGATAGACTACGTCGAGACGCTGATGGGCGCGGGGTTCGCCATCAACAACCCGAACGCGGTGCGGACGTGCGGCTGCGGCCACTCGTTCCGCACGGCGGACGACGAGGGCGAGCCGCAGCTTTGCTGA